A window of the Hordeum vulgare subsp. vulgare chromosome 5H, MorexV3_pseudomolecules_assembly, whole genome shotgun sequence genome harbors these coding sequences:
- the LOC123398978 gene encoding pumilio homolog 24-like, whose protein sequence is MAGGGDHPGANKRKREAAGRPKAPSKGGGDATKRKKTHDAPAAKAKPQPVTAKGKRVAAKEMSESRKMKRKPNYNLEKELAVLWEKMRCRDVSKENRSKLVTEALRKMDGKYFEIAGSHVTARVLQTCVKWCSQPERDAVFVALQPHLLHFSRKKYAVFLVKKLIKLATKKQLALFISSLHGHVASLLRHTIGAAVVDCTFHQATPPQKRSLLLELYSTELQLFKDLTEQKSCSLLETISKLGLQKSSVLQYMTTVIQPVLEKGIVEYSIVHTVILEYLTIADKTSASDVIRQLIPHLTQGSSVVDGDELSGVAEVPTKSKAKKKRSSEPLLIRIMQTREGLKLGLACLKHGSAKDRKKIIKSLKGQVMKLALSDYGCLFLACLLSIVDDTKLLTKVVIEELTKQLKELIFDKNGRRPLLQLLHPLCSRYLTPTDLSCLKYSVPSLISKDEASEGAAKVNLDSKLDDVAEKEHGGSEDTLVASDSKKDPFKRRQELLVKSELFEVLIETCIENVGELLRANFGKDVLYEVAIGGKNNVLEGVTDRIHVLHNAIASDAARPRTEDVEHAFDNYHSSRVIRKMVLDCPAFAATLWEKALKGKSKSFADGFSSKVVAAYLESPDSKVKDLAKSEVQPLIDGGMLKIPDHKAAEKK, encoded by the exons ATGGCCGGAGGTGGTGACCACCCGGGCGCCAACAAGCGGAAGCGCGAGGCCgcggggaggcccaaggcgccgTCCAAGGGAGGCGGCGACGCCACCAAGCGGAAGAAAACCCATGACGCCCCTGCCGCCAAGGCCAAGCCGCAGCCCGTCACCGCCAAGGGCAAGCGGGTCGCCGCCAAG GAAATGTCCGAgtcgaggaagatgaagaggaagcCCAATTACAACCTCGAAAAG GAACTGGCAGTACTATGGGAAAAGATGAGATGCCGTGATGTGAGCAAGGAGAATAGATCCAA GCTAGTGACTGAGGCTCTCCGTAAAATGgatggcaaatattttgaaattgCTGGATCCCATGTAACCGCACGTGTTCTTCAG ACATGTGTGAAGTGGTGCTCACAGCCAGAGAGGGATGCTGTTTTTGTTGCCCTGCAGCCACATTTGCTCCATTTCTCTCGCAAGAAATACGCTGTTTTTCTTGTGAAGAAGCTCATAAAACTTG CCACTAAAAAACAGCTTGCCTTGTTCATCTCTTCCCTTCATGGTCATGTCGCTTCTCTACTTCGTCACACAATAGGAGCTGCAG TTGTTGATTGCACCTTTCATCAGGCGACACCGCCTCAGAAAAGAAGTTTGTTGTTGGAATTGTACTCCACCGAGCTTCAGCTGTTCAAGGACTTGACTGAACAAAAATCATGCAG tttgttAGAAACAATTTCTAAGCTTGGACTACAGAAATCATCTGTCCTGCAGTATATGACTACTGTTATCCAGCCAGTTTTGGAAAAAGGTATTGTTGAGTATTCCATAGTACACACGGTCATATTGGAGTACTTAACAATTGCGGACAAG ACATCAGCCTCGGACGTGATTCGTCAGTTAATTCCCCATCTTACTCAAGGGTCATCTGTCGTAGATGGAGATGAACTATCAGGTGTCGCTGAAGTACCAACAAAATCAAAAGCTAAGAAGAAAAGATCTTCAGAACCACTTCTCATTCGTATCATGCAGACCAGGGAAGGATTAAAATTAGGGCTTGCTTGCCTCAAGCATGGCAGTGCGAAG GATAGGAAGAAAATTATCAAAAGCTTGAAGGGTCAGGTTATGAAGCTTGCTCTCAGTGATTATGGATGCCTT TTCCTTGCTTGTCTTCTCTCCATTGTTGATGACACAAAACTTCTTACTAAG GTTGTAATTGAAGAGCTGACAAAACAGTTAAAGGAACTCATATTTGACAAG AACGGGAGACGCCCATTGCTGCAGCTACTTCACCCACTTTGCTCACGTTATCTGACTCCGACTGATTTGAGTTGTCTGAAGTACAGTGTGCCTTCCCTTATTTCAAAG GATGAGGCATCAGAGGGTGCTGCTAAAGTTAACTTGGATAGTAAGTTGGATGATGTAGCTGAAAAAGAACATGGGGGTTCAGAAGACACACTGGTTGCATCTGATAGCAAGAAGGACCCGTTTAAACGGAGGCAAGAACTGTTGGTGAAAAGCGAACTTTTCGAG GTTCTCATTGAGACTTGCATTGAAAATGTTGGAGAGTTACTTCGAGCAAACTTTGGCAAAGATGTATTATATGAG GTTGCTATAGGTGGAAAAAATAATGTCTTGGAGGGGGTCACCGACAGGATCCACGTGCTTCACAATGCTATAGCTTCTGACGCAGCACGGCCGAGGACAGAGGATGTTGAGCATGCCTTTGATAACTACCACTCGAGCCGCGTAATCAGAAAGATGGTACTTGATTGCCCTGCGTTTGCCGCTACCCTATGGGAAAAAGCCCTCAAAGGGAAGTCCAAGTCATTTGCAGATGGATTCAG CTCCAAGGTGGTGGCTGCCTATCTGGAATCTCCAGATTCCAAGGTGAAGGATCTTGCGAAATCCGAGGTGCAGCCGCTCATCGACGGTGGCATGCTGAAGATTCCAGACCATAAAGCAGCGGAAAAGAAGTGA